The window CtgtcctttttttcctcttttctcaCATGGACAAGCCCTGGTCTCTTCAGAAACTATTACACTACCACTTCACATTTTCCCTCTAGTttgactgtgtttttttttcattgatccTGCAGAGTATTCTCATATACTCTAAACAAAACTAAACAACAATTATCGGGGATATTTTTAAAGTCCCTAAAAACAAACCAGAGAAAATATAGAAGAGATTGGAAGTTCCTTATTTCTTTTAAGACGCAAAGCAGAGTTAACGTGCACAGAGATTTATTCATATCTGTACAGGGAAACAAGGAACCATGGCTCAATAATATATTCCACTCCCCTcttttatcagattttttttgaAGTGCAGGAAATGACAAAGCAGTCTATGCATTGCTTTGTCATTGTgctacaataaaaatatttccctgGATTTTCAAGTAAGCATggattttatgaaaaaaatactacAAATCTGTAATAAGAAATGTTTAGACTTCAGCCGGATCTGTCTAGTCTCGTTGAGAAAGTTCTACTGTTACTGGGAGCTCTGTACCTGTTTATTGAGACTGTATTGGTGCTTCATGTTCACTAAACCTAGAAAACCTGTATTTCCACCATCAACAGTTGCAATTACACCAGGAAATCGCAGGAAAGGAAAACCATTCTCTGCCAACATAGTGAGAGCCAGATGCTTTTAATGTTGTCACTGCTAGGATAAAGAGAATGCTTTCAAAAGTATCTGACACCTGATGCATCCACTCTACTCAGTTACTAGTTGCAAAAGCTGGAGAAAATAGGTCTTTCTCTGTATTCATTGTGCTGTTATACGTTGTGGGTAGCAGCAAGTGATCTCTCTGTACCCACCTCCCACTGCTGGTTTTGTATTGCAGGTGAAGCAGGCTGTACAGTGGGCCCTTCAGGCTGGCTATCGTCACATTGACTGTGCTGCCATCTACGGCAACGAGTCCGAGATCGGCGAGGCTCTTCAGGAAATGCTAAAACCCGACAAGGTGGACTTTAACACCTTTAAAACCAAGTTACGAGGGGAAACCAGTAATTAACAAGAATTCGCCTTCTAGCTTTGTCCCTTCTGTCAGTTTGTAATTTTTGCTAGTAACATGATTTTAATGACCTCCATTGTTTTGTCTGTGTGCTTGGAACTATAGCTGAACATTTTAATGTCTTAACAGTGCAGAAATAACAGACATATTTTAGCCTCTTTTTCTTCTTCGTGAGATCCAGTGGTGAACTGAAACTGGACCCAGACAATCCATTCTGGTTAGCAATAGCAGACAGTCCAAAGTGTGCATTCTATTCTATTGGCTAGTTTAGAGCTTGCATTGTATATTGACCATTCTAGAGTGTGCATTCTAAAGTATATCGGCCATTCCAGAGCCTGTATTCTGCATCGGCCATTCTCTAGCAGTGTGTTAGACATTCTATAGCGTGCATTCTGAAATGAGACTGGGCTTTACCTACATATATTGCAAGGGGAAGGGATAGGTGATAATTCTCAAAGTGCTGTGATGATGTCGCCAAGACATTACAGTGTATGCCTGTCTGAACAGGGCCTGCGGCGTGAGGACGTGTTTGTAACATCCAAGCTGTGGAACACATGCCACCACCCTGAGGATGTGGAGCCCGCGCTGCTGAAGACACTGCGGGATCTGCAACTGGAGTACCTGGACCTCTACCTCATCCACTGGCCATATGCCTTCCAGTAAGCTCCAGGCAGGGGTCAGCGGACATTGTTCAGAAAGAGTGCTGTGTACAGTCTAATAGAAACTCCAGTGCAATTATGCTTAGCTCAACGGCCAGTTCCAGGCTTGAACGAACTAGCCGTAAATTCAGGTGGACTATCAGGGATGGTGTACTTTTGATTCAATTTTCGCTAAAGGTTTTGAATACTAGTATCAGGCTTGCTGGCGTGCATGTTTCATGAATGAGCATGAGAAATGTTACATCCGTGATAAGGCCATCTAACTGGTTGGTAGTAACTAAGTGGTCCAAGGATCTCATGCAGCctgttcttgaaggaagccTGTGTATCATCTTGGACAAGGTGGCTGGAgagctttgtgtaaaaaaagcattctcagttttaagtgTGTTGGATTCAATACCTTCAAGGCCCTTGAAGATTTTGGATTCCAGGATCAGAAATACCCTTCTAGGTTTTCTTAGCCTGCCTATGAAGGACATTGCTTTAAGTCCATGGAGGTATCTGGTCCATCTTCTACGGACTGAAGAGAAGCAATATAGTTTGTAGTTTGTGTAATGCTCCTTGTTCAGGGTCTGTTGTGTGAGTAGCAGGGCTCTTACATAAATAGGTGCATATATACCGTATAAGGCTCTGATTGATCAACAACAAGAGCATGGAGGAAGGAGGTGAATGGAGAAAAAGATGGAGTAATTCCCAGTGGCAGGCTGTGGACTTACTTGACTATTGAAGCTATGGGGTGTAGGTGCTGTTGCGTACAGTCTTCGCATTTTTGCTTCTAGATGATGCACAGAGATGACTTTTTGGATCCTTTATCAAGCACCAGAGGGTTTAAAATTTTTAGTAATTGTTCCCTAGTTTGTACTAAAGCCTTTGAAAGCTATAAAAAATTAGGGAGTCCTCACTGAAGAGAGGGCTGCACATCATGTCACACAGACGCTTGCTTGTTTGCATGTCATGTCCAGACCTGTCTGGGGCTGTCAGCTGCACGATCTGTGAGTTAGCAGGCGATGTTTGTGCGCCCTCACAGCAGGGCCCTCGTTAGCAGTCCTTCTTGGAGTTGCTAATCAAAGGCAGATTTCTCCAAGGACCATTTATTACACAGGAAGACCACCTTGAGGCTGCACAGAGCAAGGAAGGGGCATATAGCTTTTCCATTTCCCTGGGTTACAAATATTGCCTTTCCAGCAGTCAGTTCCAGGGTTTGCTCTAGGTGAAGTGTTCCCCTTCCCCTCAGGGTCTGATGGGTGCATTGAGCTGAAGGATGTATTGTACCATTGGCTGGTGCAGATATCTGATTGAGCCTGAGTGagaaattaagttttttttcaggtttaaacAATCCTTGGCCCtaattaagataagatcactttattagccatatacaatttcttgtattaggaatctgtcttttcgcataccccagcttgctctccatgagacacacagacagggagagaagcttgtcGTGGTTTACTGATTTAGTTTGTGAAAAGGgccattacagttttagttttcTGGAATAAATATAATACGAAACACTAACAACtctattattaattttattattttaggtgGAAATTATATCAGAGCTGTGCTGGTTTTCTTTGCAAACCTGTCTTGTATAGCAAACTGGAGAGGCAGCTCTAGTCTAGAgtagtgtgtcctgtgaggttTAAAGAGATTTTTCAGCTTGCATCTGATTGAGACCTGGAAAATAGCTGATTTGAACACATTCTGTTCACTTTAGCGGTTCAGTTAAGTTATTAATGTCTGAGATCAAGTGCAAACCTGAAACAAATGTGACACAGGAACCTCTCCTCCATCTTCGTTTGCTCACAGAGCACCATGGCCTGACCTGGCAAGACCTGCGTCTGGCCGGGCAGGGGGCTGGCCAGACCCCCGCTGCCCTGTAGGGGGGATGGAAGATGAATTCTTCCGGGGGAGCGTCTAGCTTGCTCAGCGTGTTGGAAGCGCTGAGCGGCTCCGTGTGTTAACCCCGCTTTGTCTCGGCGGTTGGTCCGCAGGCGAGGCGGGGCGCCCTTCCCGAAGAAGGAGGATGGCTCGCTGCTGTACGACGACATCGACTACAAGGAGACGTGGGCGGCCATGGAGCGGCTGGTGGGCAAGGGGCTGGTGCGGGCCATCGGCCTCTCCAACTTCAACCGGCGGCAGATTGACGACGTGCTCAGCGTGGCCAGCGTCAAGCCCGCTGTGCTACAGGTGGGGTGTAGGGGAGCGCGGCGGTAAACGCACACTGTTAGCACAGAGGAGCAGCAGTTGTGCAATAATTCACTTAATATTAAACCAAGGCAAACTTGTAAAGGCCTCAATGAGAGAAGGAGggaggtgtgatcctagtttcaggataattttggttttgggtGTCTTTCTGCAGTAGGAGTTCTGAAACCCCCCTGTAAggacacagacggagagatcagtgtgatcatggctgttagaggaggtgaaatgagaaaccttgggcttggagagatctttgatcctcacagccctgacatgttccctGAAACGGCCTCTAGTCTTCTTCCTGTTTCACCAAcatagatagctgggcatttcctgcaagagatgcagtaaataaggttgctggaggtacaagatgtcatctgggTAATCTGGAATTGTCCAGAGGGGACTTGAATGAGCGTGGTATTGGATATATATTTACAGGTGATGCAGCAAGTTCTGTTGGAGGAGAAAGTGCCAggtgtggatgattgctgagggcggtcaagggagctgtgaacaagaagtttACACACCTTAGGTGGTCTtttctccctcacacctgaaaaaggctccacagctaaaatgtgtctcttttcttttcagcatggaataaacttgtaTTTGTTCTTTTGAAAACTGGAGAGGCTGCTCGGCTATCTGTTTGCAGCTGCATGCTGACAGTTCCCTACTCGAACAGATGCAGATATATTTAAGCTGCCTATTTCACCCTGCTGTATTCACAGTAATGCTCTTTATTTTACGCAGCACATACGGGTATATTCTTCTTATGTCTGTGGTGCGTGCAGGTGGAGTGCCACCCCTACCTGGCGCAGTCGGAGCTCCTGGCGCACTGCCGTGCCCGGGGGCTGGTGGTGACGGCGTACAGCCCGCTGGGCTCCCCGGACCGTGCCTGGAAACACCCGGACGAGCCGGTGTTGCTGGAAGAGGCTTCCATTGCTGCGCTGGCACAGAAATACAACAAGTCCCCTGCTCAAATCATCCTCAGGTAGGTGCCGTGTCTCTCACTGGACTCGGGTGGGAGAACAGCTGGCTTCCCTTCTCCTCTCCTCTGTCACAGGGGTCACCCGAGTCGAGTTTCTGCAGCTGAAGCATGGGTATACACTAATCCATCGCTATACGAGTTCTCCTTTCCACGAGAAGTAGTAACTCCTACCCGCTTCTTCATTTAAATAGCAGATTTTCACTCGTCCCAAGCTGGGCTCTCGTAAAAGTATTGCCGCGATTCTTGTTTTCTCCCATCTTCCAGGACGAagaatttactttttatttttttattaccttTTGACTTTATGGTATAATAAAGGCTTGTTTGTGTTAAGTGCATATAGTAAGGCTAGAACCTAATGTTTATGTCTTTGCTAATGACTGTTACAAAGTAACTACAATACTTTACCATAACAGAGCAGGAACGTTATTGTTTGTGCATCAGCCAGTGCCTTTCGGTATGTTACTCGAATAATTAACCAGGAATGTTAATGTTTTCATATGGTGATACCATTCTGTGCTGTCTTAAGGTAAAGGTGTAAATGTTTTTCTCCAGAGCTCAAAAATGTTCCTTCAGATAAGAATTATAACATAGGAATTCAATTTCCATTATGTGATCTTTCACTTTATGAGCAGTTTTCGAGGAACGAATTATAAAGAGAGATTGCTGTATGTCTCCGTTTTTTGGAGTTGGCCCAATGGAGAGAGCTTGGTGCTACCTGTAGGCTGGGTCTATTTACAggtgtctctctccctgcctaGGTGGCAGACCCAGCGCGGTGTGGTGACCATTCCCAAAAGCGTGACTGAGTCCCGGATAAAAGAAAACATCCAGGTGAGGACTGGCTCCAGGCGATAACTGAACACTCCCTCTCTGGGGCACCTTCTTTCTTGTTCTCAGCCTAGAGGTGCCTACACTCCAGTTCGTAGCTAGTGATCCACAGGGCAGTTGGTGCCACTTCATATCATAAACCTTATTTCAACCCAGTTCTGTGTTATGCAAACACCCAGTAATCACCAGTCTTTTATGTTGTTTCTTTATCAGATTCAAGGCGgaacttattttatttatatattatttacttaataaataataatcactGAGTTGTGTTGCCACCATTCTTGAAATCAtaaaacattgttaaaaaagTAGTGGAAATGTAATGCCTCGGATTATCCAGTGTATTCAATGGGGTGTAAAACAGGCctccctgtgtgtctgcaggtgttTGACTTCACTCTCGAGCCAGAGGAAATGAAAAGTATAACGGCGCTGAACAGGGGTTGGCGCTACATTGTTCCCACCATTACAGTGAGTGGCCCCTCCATGGGACATCCCCTGACAAACCCCGGCACAGTAGTAGTTCTTATGCTACAGTCTTTTGGAAACAGTCTTTTGCAAATTTACTTTGTTGTGGAAAGAGCTGCACAGCAGCATTCTATTACAGTAAACATCATAGAGTTCTTAGCAGGATGGATAGTGTTATGTTTTGTGAACAGAGGACATAGGAAGAGGTATGTTTACCTGCACCagttatttaaatgtgttttatgattttttttattttcttgtggcTGCTTTGTTAGCCCATAACTAGTATTTTGTGTTGTCTTTTCACTTTTAATTGTTTCAATCTGCATTCAATTCTCTCTGGAAGGAGGATAGTGGCACAGTGGCCTGACAGCACTCCAGGTTCCATTCCAGGCTGAGGTGTCTTCTTTGTGGGGTTTGTGCCATGCCCACATGGGGTTTCTCCAGGCACTCTATGTTCCTCAGAAAGAAACTGGCTGGGTTAAcggtgtctctaaattgtgcTAGTGTGTGTAAATCCTGCAGTAGAGGGGTCCTGTGCAGGGTGTAGCCCCGACCTGAGTCCTGTGTTTCCAGGTTTGTATCTGGGTTTCTGAGATCCTCACCAGGAATAAGtgactttctgataatggatggatagatggtgTCAATGAAGGAATTCAATAAAAATTCAAATAAGTACTGTTACTTTTGTAACATGCATCTGTTTTTACCTAACAGTTATTCTATTTCTTTAGAAACAGTGTAGCTAATAAcagctgtaatttttttttttttacattatgcctctgtgttttactgtatttcttgtACAATATGTAATCATCTTTTCCAATACAGTTTGACTATGCTGGACACTTTCATTTCAGCTTACACTATATTGTTTAGAACTAGTCAGTCCTTACCTTTGATGTGAAAtacgagaaaaaaatattttttctatgaAGAGTATTAATGAAAGTGCTGCCCTCTCCTGGCTTTTATTTGTATCTGTAGGTTTGTAACTTTTTGTATAGATTTGTATTCACTATacctgtgttgttgttttttttaacattattctTTGCGATTACTTGTGTTTATGCCACATTTagaaaaatacagtagtttGACTGCATTTATGCCCGGAATTCATCAAGTGTTTGGGGAAAAACAGCCCAGTTATCAATCATGAATTTGAGATGGaagttgttcacaaaaaagatTCGTAGCTCAACGGTGAAACTAGCAGAAATCGTCTTGCTGTGTTGTTTAAGATGATGAAACTCACATGTGTCATGGGTTCTGCCGGCAGGTTGATGAGAAGCCGGTTCCCAGGGATGCAGGACACCCTCATTATCCTTTCGgtgacccctactgacccctcCAGGCCACCACCCACATCGTGCCTCTGGACTTCCTCTCCTCTGACACTCCTTCCTGCCCTGCTCCTGCCCGTCTCGGAATAAAGGCCACTTTTATTAATGTAGTGCGTTTTGCCTCCTTCCTGCTTGTCTTTATTGTCTCAGCACTCCCCGTGGAATTTGCATGTTTAGTGGGGACAGCAcatgaaataaacatgattGTTATACACCTTGGTATGATGCTTTTTTTTGccacaataaaagtattttacgTGTCCTAGAATTTTGCTCTGTAAAGCAGTCTGGGTTTTTATAAGCTGCGATGTTTTGAACAAAGGAGATAGGTGCTCCTGCCCAGTCCCCAGAAACTGAGGGAAACTTAGTGGTTTGCAAAAGTCAGAACCCTTTCATGGTGGTTCTGTGCTGAGAGTGCTTCCATGACCCTGTTTACCTGATGATCAGATCTCATTCTttacacatttcattttaacaaagtATG is drawn from Lepisosteus oculatus isolate fLepOcu1 chromosome 9, fLepOcu1.hap2, whole genome shotgun sequence and contains these coding sequences:
- the akr1a1b gene encoding aldo-keto reductase family 1 member A1-B isoform X2 — encoded protein: MHLALPVSFWCSVLKRVQSCVKRPVHQTGAGMNDFAVLSTGRKMPLIGLGTWKSDPGKVKQAVQWALQAGYRHIDCAAIYGNESEIGEALQEMLKPDKGLRREDVFVTSKLWNTCHHPEDVEPALLKTLRDLQLEYLDLYLIHWPYAFQRGGAPFPKKEDGSLLYDDIDYKETWAAMERLVGKGLVRAIGLSNFNRRQIDDVLSVASVKPAVLQVECHPYLAQSELLAHCRARGLVVTAYSPLGSPDRAWKHPDEPVLLEEASIAALAQKYNKSPAQIILRWQTQRGVVTIPKSVTESRIKENIQVFDFTLEPEEMKSITALNRGWRYIVPTITVDEKPVPRDAGHPHYPFGDPY
- the akr1a1b gene encoding aldo-keto reductase family 1 member A1-B isoform X1, which translates into the protein MNDFAVLSTGRKMPLIGLGTWKSDPGKVKQAVQWALQAGYRHIDCAAIYGNESEIGEALQEMLKPDKGLRREDVFVTSKLWNTCHHPEDVEPALLKTLRDLQLEYLDLYLIHWPYAFQRGGAPFPKKEDGSLLYDDIDYKETWAAMERLVGKGLVRAIGLSNFNRRQIDDVLSVASVKPAVLQVECHPYLAQSELLAHCRARGLVVTAYSPLGSPDRAWKHPDEPVLLEEASIAALAQKYNKSPAQIILRWQTQRGVVTIPKSVTESRIKENIQVFDFTLEPEEMKSITALNRGWRYIVPTITVDEKPVPRDAGHPHYPFGDPY